The bacterium region CTGTCATCGTTTCCATACTTCACCTCGAAACAAGTGCCAAAGTAATGAGTGATGAGTAATGAGACCGTGCGTCCGAAGTCATTGCTCATTACTCATGACTCATTACTCAGTATTGAGGTTTCAGCTTATCATGGTTGTTCCTGCATCAAATCTGATTCATATTGAAGTGTCAGGAGGAGAAATGAAAAGTCATTCACCCAGATTTCTTGAAACTGTCAATGACGCAAAGAAGCGTGTCCGTCAAACGACGGTAGAAGACGTGAAACAGAAAATGGATCGTAGCGAAAAATTTTATCTAGTCGATGTGCGTGAAGATAACGAATGGAATCAGGATCATTTGCCTGGCGCGATTCATTTGGGAAAGGGAATCATCGAAAGAGATATAGAAACAAAAATACCCGATTCTACTGCTGAGATTGTTCTGTATTGCGGCGGCGGTTTTCGTTCTGCGCTGGCAGCCGACGCCCTGCAAAAAATGGGCTACACAAATGTGATATCGATGGATGGTGGTTACAGCGGCTGGCGCAACGCGGGCTATGGCTTAGCAAAAGGATGAGCGGTCAATTTCAGGAAGCTTCTTTCTTTGTTTTGCGCCAGACGACGGGCCCATGTTGTCGGCACTTCGGATAGATTTGCAAGAGGATGTATTTGCGCTTCGAAACCGGTCGCATGGTAGGCCTCTAGCAATATGCTTTCCAGCGCTTCGATAGAAAACGATACGATGCCGAGACGTTCCATTTCGGACCGATCTTTAGTGAATTCCAGACTGAATACAACTTCCAACCGCGCATCCGGAGCGCAGATTCGATGGATTTGACTCAGCGTTTTCTCCTTCCCCAGTACGGCTGCGAGAAGGGATCCCCAAGGGAAAAAAACAAAAACCTCCTTTGCAATTCCGCTTAACTCCTCCGGGAGATTCTCGATTGACGAGCGTAGATAGAGGGCGTTGCGTATACCGCCATTCTTCAGCTTGCGGTGAATCTTTTCGGAAATCTTTTGCAGCGTCCTAGTATTCGGTTCGAGTCCGATAAAGAATGTGGAGTGATCGCGAAGTGCAGAATGATAGACGAACAAACCATCACCGGCTCCGATATCGACGGCGATATTGGGACGGTAGGGATCGATCAGTTGATAAAAATCACTTTGATCCAGTCATCAAGTGGTTCTACCACGAATCATTTCGAGCATATAACCCTCCCACTCATAAATTAAGGTTCCGCGGGAAACAAGACAATGAATGTTGTTCCCTTCCCGAGTTCAGTAGTTACCTCAATGTGTCCGCCGCTCTGCTTGATAATTCCGTAGACTGTTGAGAGCCCCAAACCTGTTCCTTTACCCTCTTCCTTCGTTGTGAAAAATGGTTCAAAAATGTGGTTGAGTGTCTCCTGATCCATACCGATACCGGTGTCAGAAACCCTTATGGATGCGTACAATCCTGAGCCCGGTTCCACCGGTTGCCTGTGGTTTTCCTGGATATCCACATCCTGCGTCTCAATCAGTAATTTCCCCCCTTTTGGCATGGCATCCCTCGCATTTGCAACAAGATTGATGATAATCCTTTCAATCTCTCCAGGATCTACTTTCACTTTCCTCAAGTTCTCCTGCAACTGCATGGTCAAGTCGATGTCTTCTCTAATTAGATGGCGAAGAATTCCCTTCATTTCAGTTAGAACCTGATTCAGATTTACGATTCTAGGCTCAAGGTGTTGTTTGCGGCTGAAAGCCAGCAATTGACGTGTCAAAATGGCGCCTTTGTCCGAGGCTGCTCGAATTTCAGTGATGATTTTGTAGTTTGAGTCCTGGGGATCAGTTTTCATCTGCAATATTTCGCAATAGCTCGAAATCACCATCAAGATGTTGTTGAAATCGTGAGCCACACCACCGGCAAGCTGTCCTATCGCATCGAGTTTCTGAATCTGCCGAAGCTCTTTTTCGAGCCCAGCTTTTGCGGCTTCGGCGTTTTTCAGATCGATTGCTCTCCGGACCGCAGAAGCAAGTCGGCCCAGGCTTCCTTTTAAAACAAAGTCTTTGGCGCCCTGTTTCAACATGTCCACAGCCAATTCCTCTCCCAGCGAACCGGTTACGAGAATGAATGGAAGGTCAGGCGCCAGTTGCTGAATAATTCGGAGCACTGTAAGTCCATCGAGAGAAGGGAGACTGTAATCGGCAAGGGCTACATCGAAGGTTTGCTGCTGAAGGACTTGAATTAGCTCGGATTCCTTCTCGACTCTTGTGGTTTCAATTTGGAGGCCGTTAGACCGAAGTGTTGCATCAATAAGCTCAGCATCGGCGAGATTATCTTCGATGTGAAGGATTCGTAGAGACTTCTGGGAACCCGAGTTCATAGGCAACACTCCCGCTAGTGATAAAACGACTGGATTCCCATCTCTATATTAACTGGAAATTCGCAGAACACAAAATGTGGAGCGCTTCGTTAGATTTTGCACTGATGGGGCGAGATATCATCACGGAGGGAAAGGAAAACCGGGGCGCGGACAATGTGAGCTTTCGTCCATTCTTTAAACTTAACTTCCGCTACCAGTTTCGGTTTCAGCCAGTGGATTCGTTCCCGCGTGGAAGGAACGTGAATAAATGGGTTCTTAGACGAGGCGAGCTTTTGAAATTGTGCCATCAGCATTTTTACTCCCGCTTCATCGAAACCGGTCCCGGCGCGCCCGCAGTGGACAAGGTTCTTTCCATCATATTTTCCGATCAGGATCGAACCAAAATGGTAGGAGCGTCCACCCTCGACCCAACCTCCGATTACAAAACTATCGGTAAGCTGGAACTTTAGTTTTTGCCACAGCTCTGTCCGCTGTCCGGGATAGTAAAAACTGTTGCTTTTCTTTGCAACGACACCTTCGTATCCAAAAGCGCTTGCTTGCTGCAACACAAAATCACGCGACTCAAAAAAAGGCAGAACTTTCACGGCGTCACAGGGTTTTATCGCAGCATGAAGGAGTTTTTTTCGTTCCTGAAGTGGAATTTTTAGAAGTGATTTTCCATCCAAATCCAGTATGTCAAACGCGTAATACACAACCGGTATCTCTTCAACAGCGCGTCGAACGGCTCTCATATCGCGTAGATTCATGCGCTGCTGCAACAACTCGAAAGAGGGAAGGCCATTCCGGAGCGCAACGATTTCTCCATCCAGGATTATTGATTTTTTCCTGATGCAGCTCTTAAGCACTTCGAGCTCGGGATATTTGTCCGTTACATTTTGAAAATTTCGCGTGTACAGAACCAAATTTTTCTTGCCGATTTCAGCGATGGTCCTCTGGCCATCCAGTTTTATTTCAAAAATGAAATCTTTGCCGCCCGGAAGAATTTCCGTCGATTTGGACAGCATCGGGGCGATCATGGAAGTACGTTCAGGTTGTTTTTTGGGAAGTTTTTTTCCACCAGTAATACGCGGGGATTCCCAGCGCAAGAATGAACACTCCGATGAGCGATTGCACCGGTTTTTCCAGTAAAGTATTGGCGACCAACAGGAAGGACGAAAGAATAAAAATCACGGGAACGACGGGATATCCCCATGTTCGATAAGGTCTGTGAGCATCGGGACGCTTGCGCCGCAGAACGAAGACCGCGATGCCGGTCGCAAGATGAAAAACGATCACAACAAAAACGACAAAAGTGTACAGTTGCTCATAAGTTCCGGAGAATGTGAGCAGGCACGCCCAGATTCCCTGAGCGATAATGCTGGTTGAGGGCGTTCGGTAGCGAGGATGGATCCGCGCAAGGGCGGGAAAAAAGACGCCGTCCTGAGCCATCGGGAAATAAATGCGCGCGGCATACAAAATGGTTGAAGAGATGCAGCCAAAGGCGGAGATCAGCACTGCCGCGGTGATGATTCTACCCCCAATCGGTCCAAATAAAGCTGATGCTGCCGTTTCACCAACGCGCCCTGTTGCCGCCATTTCTTCAACCGAAAGTGCGCGCACATAAACAAAATTCATCAACGTGTAGAGGATCGTTACAGCAATCGTTCCGCCGATCAAACCGAGAGGTAGATCTCGTTCGGGACGCCGCATCTCGCCTGCGACATTCGTTGCCCCATACCAGCCGTCATAACTCCAAAGCACAGCGATCAAAGCGACACCAATTGCGCCTATAAGACTTCCGCCGGGAACTCCCGAGGTCAATGCCGGTTTGACTTTCGCCTCCACGAGCAATCCAAGAAATGCCAGACCCAGGATTGAGGCGATCTTGATCAAAGTAACGATATTCTGAACACCAGCTCCTTCTTTCAATCCAAGATAGTTGATGAAAGTCAAAAATAAAATCGCAATCGCGCCAGCAAGCTGTCCACCGTTTAGATTCCAGGTCGTAAATCCCAGAGGAAGGGAAAACAAAACATTGTCCGTGGAAAAGAATGGGATGAAAGCCCCGAAATATTGGCCAAACCCTACCGCCAGTGCCGCGATTCCACCGGTCATGATTACCCAGAAAGCGCCCCATCCGAACAGGAATCCCCAGAATATGCCGTATGCTTCCTTTAAATATTGATACTGTCCACCTGCGCGGGGGAACATTCCTCCAAGCTCAGCATACGTAAGAGCGCCGGCGAGTGTGAACACGCCGCCAAGGACCCAGACAAACAGGATCAGTCCCGGATGCGGCAGCACACGCGCAATGTCACCCGTGGTGATGAAGATGCCGGTGCCAAGCACCGAACCGATGGTGAGTAGTCCCGCGTCCCATGCTCCCAGCCCTCGAACAAGTTGTGGCTCCTTTTCTTCCATCTTTTTCGCTTAATGAGTCTATCACGGCTTCAACGGGGCGCCAGGCGTCCCGGAAGCAGCAATAAAAAAAGGCAGCGAAAACAGTGCTGCCTTACCTAGCGAAATGAACGGACAACAGGTGATTCCTAAAATAGTCGCAATAGCATTCCGAGCGCCACGTAAATACAAACGACGTAAACAATGTACAGAAATTTCCCCCGCATGGTTTCCCGCTCCAATAGTGCCATCATCGTCATAGTACGACCATACTACAATACTTGTAGTACGATGTCAATAGTTCTGAGTACCCCGGATTCCGCCGGTATGCCATTGGTGATAGACTTTCGGATGCGATGATTCAGCATCACGTTTACGAGGAAGTTCATTACTGGCAGGTGGCCCGTGCCTATGCAGGGAAGTACCTTTATGCCACCGGATTTTTTTACCTGGATTCCGCCTTGATTGACTGCGGACCCATCAACATGGCGCGGCCTCTGGACAAGCTGTTTTCCGGATTGAACGCGACAAAAATCATAGTGACGCATCATCATGAGGATCACACCGGCAATCTTCACGGGCTTTTGCAGAGAAGAGGGATACAGTGTTTTGCCCACGCGCGATCTGAATCCCTTTTGCGGCAGACCTGCATAGAGATCCCGTTTTGGAGGAGGTTGATCTGGGGACGTCCGGAGCCTGCATCCATAACTCCGATTGCTCAACAGGCCGAAATGTCGCGTTACAATTTTGAAGTTATCCTCACACCAGGCCATTCCGAGGATCACATCTGCTTGTTCGCGCGAGAAAAGGGTTGGTTGTTTACCGGCGATCTCTATCTCGCCAGCTATCTTCGGTATCTGCGTGATGACGAAAACATATACGAAATCATGAACTCGCTGCGAAAATTAATTGATCTGCATCCTTCCGTTGTTTTCTGCAATCACCGGGGCTTCATTGCAGAGGGAGAAAAACAACTCGCGAAAAAGCTCTCCTTTCTGGAGGAGCTTCGCGATCAAATCCTGCGCGCGAACGAGGAGGGTGTTCCTGTGGAAGATTTCTTAAGCAAAAAGTTCCGCCACGATCACTTCTTTCGCTGGGTCAGTCACGGTGAATTCAGCACAATCAATCTGATTCAAGCATTCCTGAAACAGAAGCCGAATGTGTCAATCTAGCGGCGTCTTCCGCCGTAAAGGAGAGTTCGAATATGATCGGCCCAGGCTTTTTCTACCTGTTCGCGGCTAACCTTTGGAGTGTAATAGAATCTGCCCTGGGCCTCTTTCGCTGTAAAGATACCGCGTTTGACCATACGATCAATCATGGTTTTCACGGTGGTGTACGCGTTGTTTTTTCCATGATTCATCAGATATAACTGCACATCACTCGCTGAAAGACTTTGCTTGCCGTTCTCCCAAAAGGGGCGGAAGATTGTGAGTTCAACATCGGTCAACAAAAGATTTGATTTGCGAGGTCTTCTTGGCATGATTCCTACTCCGTCTATGAATTCTACAAAAAACATACTACAGGGGTAGAAGAAAAGCAAGCGTACGTGGCAGAGCAATTGCCAGTAATCGCTGAGCAGACTTCTTGCGCACAGTGTTCTCAATAGCACGAACGGTATGACTGCGAGCAATTGCTCTGCTCGCGAAAAATACTAGCAGAGCATTTTTTACAACCAATGATGGTTTTGAGCGACGTCAAAGATCGTTGCGTTAAATGGCGGGTGCAATGTGTATCAAAAATGCTCTGCCACTACAAATTACGAAATGTTAGAATCAAAACATGAAACGTTTAACAGAAGCTGTGATGGACTGCATGGAAGATGCCGTTGTTGTGGAAGACAGCACCGGGCGGATCTGTTATTGGAATCAGGCGTCGGAGCGTGTTTTTGGATACAACAAGGAAGAAGCGTGTTTAAACTACATCGAAGTATTGCTTCCGGAGGAGGCCAAAGGGGAC contains the following coding sequences:
- a CDS encoding sulfurtransferase, translating into MKSHSPRFLETVNDAKKRVRQTTVEDVKQKMDRSEKFYLVDVREDNEWNQDHLPGAIHLGKGIIERDIETKIPDSTAEIVLYCGGGFRSALAADALQKMGYTNVISMDGGYSGWRNAGYGLAKG
- a CDS encoding amino acid permease, which gives rise to MEEKEPQLVRGLGAWDAGLLTIGSVLGTGIFITTGDIARVLPHPGLILFVWVLGGVFTLAGALTYAELGGMFPRAGGQYQYLKEAYGIFWGFLFGWGAFWVIMTGGIAALAVGFGQYFGAFIPFFSTDNVLFSLPLGFTTWNLNGGQLAGAIAILFLTFINYLGLKEGAGVQNIVTLIKIASILGLAFLGLLVEAKVKPALTSGVPGGSLIGAIGVALIAVLWSYDGWYGATNVAGEMRRPERDLPLGLIGGTIAVTILYTLMNFVYVRALSVEEMAATGRVGETAASALFGPIGGRIITAAVLISAFGCISSTILYAARIYFPMAQDGVFFPALARIHPRYRTPSTSIIAQGIWACLLTFSGTYEQLYTFVVFVVIVFHLATGIAVFVLRRKRPDAHRPYRTWGYPVVPVIFILSSFLLVANTLLEKPVQSLIGVFILALGIPAYYWWKKTSQKTT
- a CDS encoding BlaI/MecI/CopY family transcriptional regulator, whose amino-acid sequence is MPRRPRKSNLLLTDVELTIFRPFWENGKQSLSASDVQLYLMNHGKNNAYTTVKTMIDRMVKRGIFTAKEAQGRFYYTPKVSREQVEKAWADHIRTLLYGGRRR
- the ligD gene encoding non-homologous end-joining DNA ligase — translated: MLSKSTEILPGGKDFIFEIKLDGQRTIAEIGKKNLVLYTRNFQNVTDKYPELEVLKSCIRKKSIILDGEIVALRNGLPSFELLQQRMNLRDMRAVRRAVEEIPVVYYAFDILDLDGKSLLKIPLQERKKLLHAAIKPCDAVKVLPFFESRDFVLQQASAFGYEGVVAKKSNSFYYPGQRTELWQKLKFQLTDSFVIGGWVEGGRSYHFGSILIGKYDGKNLVHCGRAGTGFDEAGVKMLMAQFQKLASSKNPFIHVPSTRERIHWLKPKLVAEVKFKEWTKAHIVRAPVFLSLRDDISPHQCKI
- a CDS encoding ATP-binding protein; its protein translation is MNSGSQKSLRILHIEDNLADAELIDATLRSNGLQIETTRVEKESELIQVLQQQTFDVALADYSLPSLDGLTVLRIIQQLAPDLPFILVTGSLGEELAVDMLKQGAKDFVLKGSLGRLASAVRRAIDLKNAEAAKAGLEKELRQIQKLDAIGQLAGGVAHDFNNILMVISSYCEILQMKTDPQDSNYKIITEIRAASDKGAILTRQLLAFSRKQHLEPRIVNLNQVLTEMKGILRHLIREDIDLTMQLQENLRKVKVDPGEIERIIINLVANARDAMPKGGKLLIETQDVDIQENHRQPVEPGSGLYASIRVSDTGIGMDQETLNHIFEPFFTTKEEGKGTGLGLSTVYGIIKQSGGHIEVTTELGKGTTFIVLFPAEP
- a CDS encoding MBL fold metallo-hydrolase, coding for MIQHHVYEEVHYWQVARAYAGKYLYATGFFYLDSALIDCGPINMARPLDKLFSGLNATKIIVTHHHEDHTGNLHGLLQRRGIQCFAHARSESLLRQTCIEIPFWRRLIWGRPEPASITPIAQQAEMSRYNFEVILTPGHSEDHICLFAREKGWLFTGDLYLASYLRYLRDDENIYEIMNSLRKLIDLHPSVVFCNHRGFIAEGEKQLAKKLSFLEELRDQILRANEEGVPVEDFLSKKFRHDHFFRWVSHGEFSTINLIQAFLKQKPNVSI